In Salvelinus sp. IW2-2015 linkage group LG8, ASM291031v2, whole genome shotgun sequence, the sequence cgagGTGAAATGGGTTGacgtacccttgagcaaggcacttaaccctaatctgGATGagatcgtctgctaaatgactaaaatgtaaatgtcatgtgtCAAAAATACGGTGCCTATTATTAACAATGAATGATTAGTAGGCATTGAAACGTTTCATATTCAAATATTCATTTGTTGGCAGAAACCAAGTGTTTCAACTAAGACAAATGAGGACAaacattttttatgaaaataGATGTGGATCATTTCTACAACTAAACGAGGCTATTTTTTTWWACTTTTACCATTGAAAAGCGATAttacaagtataaatacagtaaagtacaaacACTAAAATGTTTGAAGCAAAATAGCGTTTTTAAAATTTTTATGACAATTGCTAAATTCAAGAAGTTGGTCTGATGGGTGCAGTCTCATGGCATCGGCCTCCCCCTTGCTTGCGGGAACAATGGAGAAGCAATAGAGGACCAAAGAGGAAAGGCCCACCTGCCATATCATGAGGCGACccggaccacctattgagatgtgacTTCTGTTAAGTAAATCAGATGATAAATGAGGTACTGGGGAGGCTGGAGTGGGTCTTTTAATATTGTGTAGGTGTTTCACCTTGGGCGCAGGGAGCTGCAGGGTCTGGAGTTGTACGTCTCCAAGGCACTGGCTAGGCCCGATGGTCTGGTTGAACTAGATACTGAAatatagatggggggggggggacacataTTGGATGAGAGAGCTATTATAGAACAGTTGAGACGTTTTCCTGTTCCCGTCTCTTCAAAACACACGTTTCCTTTCTGGTCAGTGGCCGCAGACAGCGAAGTGAACACATCCTCAAAAGAACACGACTGAACAAACACAAGACTAGCTAGTCACATTAGTTCCATTGCATATTTTTGGACTGTGTGATCAAAGCTTCCAAAAAACACGTCGCGTCCGCTTCATGCAGTGAAAAGGCTGGATTTTGTAGACCCTTTCCCGAccggctgtgtgtctgtcttaacACCCACCATTTAAATGGACCGCTGGTTGGCATGGTTCTACTGGTCCAGACGCTTGTTGACTTGTTGGCTCTGCAACGTGGAATGCTTCAGACCTGGAAAACACACCGAAAATAATGATATACTGATcggagagagaagggacagtgGGACTATAGTATAGTATGAGTCTGATAGTCCTCCTGCAGAAGATACTGAACAATTTGCACTTCACTTCAATAAAACACACTGCAAACATGTGTGATTGAACAGTAACATATCATCGGTCGTGATATCATTGTCCCCTGTAATATCTAAGCTGATAGCCTACTATTGCCTCAGAGAGccctctcacctgtgtgtgtacAGGGCCTGTGGGGGCAGGAGAGAGACCGGAGGTGGCACCACCTCAGGGGTAAGGGGGACAGCATCCAGCGTCTGGGAGGMACACAGCATCTGGTTGACACTGCTGTGGATGGCGGTCTCCGTGACTGTGGCTGCAGCCTCGCCCCTCTCTTGCCTCTCCCCCTCTGGGGTGGCTCTGTCCAGCTCCTCGGGCTCAGAGTCTGGCGCCGCCTCCTGCTCCACGGCTGCGGCAGTGACAGGCTCCAACAGGGCGGAGCTGTACGTGGAGTCGTCCAGCGGCCGACTGGTGTCGAAGCAGTCCGGCAGGACGATGACGTAGTCCtcgcaggaggaggaggacaaggtGGAGATTTGGCTGCTCACCTCGTCCCAGTCTGctcgctcttcttcttcttcctcatgTTCTTTCTCCTCTTCAATCTCAACGTAGTTCTCATCCTCATCTTCTTTATCCTCGGCTTTCTGGTCCATCACATCCTTTCTGGCTTTGTTGTCTTCCTTGTCCTCCTCCTTCATTGCATACAGCTCCATGTACACATGTGCTTCTGGCCCCAGAGGTTGAACCTCTGAGGACAAAGCATTGAGAACAAACCAACATTTTTCTGATTATGTGTCATAATCATGTCTTCTGCTGATTTACAATTGCCAATGTGtaaaaggctgtctcttatacacatctagatgtgtataagagtgtCTTCTGCTGATTTACAATTGCCAATGTGTAAAAGGTGAGAACATTACTTGGTGCATTTTGACTTGAGTTACTAGAGTCTGTAAACAGAAGCAGACAGGCTGCAGTGAGAGCTGTTCCTTACCTGTGACAGTCTCCTTTGAAAGTGTGATCTGGGGAAGGCCTGGAGGTGAGCCTTGATCTCTCATAACCCCCATCATCAGCAAATCTGGTCCTGTCACTCTTAATGCTGTGTCAAATACTTTCCTCTCGTATCCAAAGACAGGGCCCGAGGCTACAGCTTCAAAAACAACTTTAGTTTTAAACTTCAATTTAGActatttagttatttagcagacgtgcttatacagagcgacttacagtagtgagtgcatacattttcatactggtccaccgtgggaatcgaacccacaaccctggctatACAGAGTATTGCATGACAGTCATAACAAATACCACAGATAGTGAGTGGACAGAACAACCATACTTTATCGTTCAACTGAGTCTCATATCATYTTCACTTAGTGATGATtacatgttttcacattttgttgggaAATTCAACCAAACAAGATGGCCGCCTCACCTTTGGGCTTGCAATAGCTGGGCTGATGTCTGCGAGGGAGCTTGTGGTCGGGAGCCTCCTCGAGGGCGAGGGAGCGGATCACCGTCTCACACACAAACTGAGTCCCGCTGATGTCTTCCTCCTCGTGGCCAGGTGGGTCAGAGTTCTCCTCGTTCACTCCTGACCACAACACCCAATACAAAGATTAGGGCCGTGCCCGATTCAGGGTCATCACTGGGACCAAAGCTTCTTTTCTCTCAACTTCTTTTACTCAAGCCGACACGTCCCCCTAGTTAACATAACGCCTCAAGTCTAGCCTACATTCATAAGCAACACAACATCTCACAATTTGATATTGTCTTCACTTATTTACTGTACAACTCAGTATGGTGAAAAGTCCACGACATTCACCTCTGCCTTACCTAGCAGGTTGTTGACCCAGTTCATCTCAGTGTTGTTTTCAATCTGGTCGGTGCCTGGGTGCTCCAGTAGAGGGCCATTGTGGGGCAGAGGGGACACACAGGGGGTCAGATCTACCAATAGAACAAAAACAAACTCATCTCGGTCATCACAAGTCTGACAAGCATTAGGTCTTGAAACTCTGAATATCAGGGGGAAAAAAATGCCCCACCCAAAAAATTGTGGTGGCATCGTATTATTTCTTACCGACTGGAGTGTTGTTCGGAACTTTCTCCAACTCTTGCACAATGTTAATATCCAGCAATTCAAAGGACAACAGATCCTAAAAAAACAATTTACAAATACAAAGCACAAATATCGTTGAGTCATTGAATAATGCATGAAGTTGCCCCGTGGTGTATGATAACGTCTACCTTTATGGCAAAGCCAACGCACTCTGCCTTGACCTAAGCCTTTCCTCACCTGTGCAGTGAGCAGGTCTACAGAGGGGAAGTGGTAGTCTCTGTGGCAGTAGTCTACAGACATGGCCAGACCACTGTCCCTGGAGCTGTTACTCGACATcccctccaccttctccacaaCCACAGGCCTGGGCTCCACCTCCTGAAGCACAGTGTGGGAGAATGTCCGAACATGAGCAAGGCTTGGAATGATACAATGATACTAATAGTGGTGGAAATAGGCTGGATTTTGAGGTTTTATTACTGAACCTAAGTCCAGCCCTATAGAAGTGTCTGCATTAGCTACGTAAATATTATTGCTTTGTACCTGGTGTCAAATTTGCTTAGTAAATCCATCCCTGCACTAGTGTACGTACTGGGTAAAGAAATGTGAATGGGACACAGAGGTGGTTGACTTGCCAGGCATTTGTTCTGAGGACAGTTGGTGTGTGGGCTGGTGCTGGGGGCCACCACAATGCTGCACCACACGCGAGGGCCAAACTGCTCTCCGCAGTGTGCAAGGCGCCAGTGGGAGGTGTAGGTGCCCTCCATCACCGGGGCGATGAAGGCCACACTGACCACGCCCACCTGGCCCGGCTGCAGGAGGGGCACGGCCACCTCACGCTTCTCCCCCAATGCCAGTGCCAGGTTGCCCCACATGCACTGCAGctaaagacacacacaaagacacaggcatGCAAAGAagacacatacatttacacaaacCCAAGGAACCAGACACAAACACTTAAAACGGAGAACTTACACTGAATCCACAAAAGGCTGTAGCACTAGTCAGGTTAATAATCAGACAGGGTAAGTACTAATTACAAGTAATCAATAGTTACAATTAGGTGGGGTTAGTTCTAGTATTCGGGTTAGGGATTGAGATCGTTTTAGTATGCAGGTTAGGGACTGAGATCGTTCCTCTCGGGTGGTACCTTGGTCTCTGAGGTCCAGTTGATGATGCCTGAGTTCTTCATCTTCCAATACTTGATGAACTTGGTGCCGGGCTCTCGGCGGGTTCCGTCGGGCAGATTTTCATCCAGAAACAAGGCAGCCATAGTGGGCACCAAGGTGGTGTAGGAGACCTCGGGACCCCTAGTATTTCAAGTGTACAGAGCATTGTTGAAAACAGCCCCGGCTTCAGACCCATCCCTGTTTTTTTTATGAATCATCAAAAAAGCAGGATCCTTTTTTGCAGCTCAAAGCAATTTTTTGGTTTAGAAATAtatgaagcagcagcagcagattcACACGTGAGGTAGTTCCATCATCCACCAGCGATAAACTCTATTACAACTATTACAAAGATGGCCTATTTCTTGGGAAAATATTTGATTTTTGCTCCATGCTGGGCCTAGAGACACCCAGCACTCTGACGCCCTCCCGGGGTGGCGCTTACTCTGGACTGGAGGCCTGGGGGTCTGGGGCAGGGCCTGGTGCTGGGGCCTGGG encodes:
- the LOC111967686 gene encoding next to BRCA1 gene 1 protein isoform X1, which codes for MGLPVTIKVNFRGNVKRFVAPDLDKSEWESVEAWIKASFGISHFQVKYFDEDNEEVSINSQEEYEEGVKSAEKQGNQLHMNVYKAKQGQAGTGPVKTQEVKELKGELRPAPPYPSRVKTVDKGTQVTPERDAVVVKDNKVTKPEDKLPPAWFRSYMEKFKDEVVKEVVERMCSDFSGQCCTHKAPNPGGPLEALGAVGGVNIKGPRVNSSSTGPPAYSSLGYTPECSKCKRPATDGAYQCRVCPSCILCELCRHSHDPSHNLVRTKTPLSIPEHGMSGELRFPRRGDWTVRKAERQRLKAERRQLKAEVKEIKKKLRLEKRGLQWSGPASSSARSNVAATQAPAATQAPAPGPAPDPQASSPEGPEVSYTTLVPTMAALFLDENLPDGTRREPGTKFIKYWKMKNSGIINWTSETKLQCMWGNLALALGEKREVAVPLLQPGQVGVVSVAFIAPVMEGTYTSHWRLAHCGEQFGPRVWCSIVVAPSTSPHTNCPQNKCLEVEPRPVVVEKVEGMSSNSSRDSGLAMSVDYCHRDYHFPSVDLLTAQDLLSFELLDINIVQELEKVPNNTPVDLTPCVSPLPHNGPLLEHPGTDQIENNTEMNWVNNLLGVNEENSDPPGHEEEDISGTQFVCETVIRSLALEEAPDHKLPRRHQPSYCKPKAVASGPVFGYERKVFDTALRVTGPDLLMMGVMRDQGSPPGLPQITLSKETVTEVQPLGPEAHVYMELYAMKEEDKEDNKARKDVMDQKAEDKEDEDENYVEIEEEKEHEEEEEERADWDEVSSQISTLSSSSCEDYVIVLPDCFDTSRPLDDSTYSSALLEPVTAAAVEQEAAPDSEPEELDRATPEGERQERGEAAATVTETAIHSSVNQMLCXSQTLDAVPLTPEVVPPPVSLLPPQALYTHRSEAFHVAEPTSQQASGPVEPCQPAVHLNVSSSTRPSGLASALETYNSRPCSSLRPRGQGGITEGLVKGVLSVAASAYKALFTGQSCSTQRVDPASQDASMMAVLLEMGFRDQRLNQWLLRKHKHNLLHTVDELVAMADNTLLTGRSANQPGHYTTPDTQ
- the LOC111967686 gene encoding next to BRCA1 gene 1 protein isoform X2, which translates into the protein MGLPVTIKVNFRGNVKRFVAPDLDKSEWESVEAWIKASFGISHFQVKYFDEDNEEVSINSQEEYEEGVKSAEKQGNQLHMNVYKAKQGQAGTGPVKTQEVKELKGELRPAPPYPSRVKTVDKGTQVVVKDNKVTKPEDKLPPAWFRSYMEKFKDEVVKEVVERMCSDFSGQCCTHKAPNPGGPLEALGAVGGVNIKGPRVNSSSTGPPAYSSLGYTPECSKCKRPATDGAYQCRVCPSCILCELCRHSHDPSHNLVRTKTPLSIPEHGMSGELRFPRRGDWTVRKAERQRLKAERRQLKAEVKEIKKKLRLEKRGLQWSGPASSSARSNVAATQAPAATQAPAPGPAPDPQASSPEGPEVSYTTLVPTMAALFLDENLPDGTRREPGTKFIKYWKMKNSGIINWTSETKLQCMWGNLALALGEKREVAVPLLQPGQVGVVSVAFIAPVMEGTYTSHWRLAHCGEQFGPRVWCSIVVAPSTSPHTNCPQNKCLEVEPRPVVVEKVEGMSSNSSRDSGLAMSVDYCHRDYHFPSVDLLTAQDLLSFELLDINIVQELEKVPNNTPVDLTPCVSPLPHNGPLLEHPGTDQIENNTEMNWVNNLLGVNEENSDPPGHEEEDISGTQFVCETVIRSLALEEAPDHKLPRRHQPSYCKPKAVASGPVFGYERKVFDTALRVTGPDLLMMGVMRDQGSPPGLPQITLSKETVTEVQPLGPEAHVYMELYAMKEEDKEDNKARKDVMDQKAEDKEDEDENYVEIEEEKEHEEEEEERADWDEVSSQISTLSSSSCEDYVIVLPDCFDTSRPLDDSTYSSALLEPVTAAAVEQEAAPDSEPEELDRATPEGERQERGEAAATVTETAIHSSVNQMLCXSQTLDAVPLTPEVVPPPVSLLPPQALYTHRSEAFHVAEPTSQQASGPVEPCQPAVHLNVSSSTRPSGLASALETYNSRPCSSLRPRGQGGITEGLVKGVLSVAASAYKALFTGQSCSTQRVDPASQDASMMAVLLEMGFRDQRLNQWLLRKHKHNLLHTVDELVAMADNTLLTGRSANQPGHYTTPDTQ